The following coding sequences lie in one Pontibacter sp. G13 genomic window:
- a CDS encoding thiamine pyrophosphate-dependent enzyme, with product MQTTIQDSQHADTQVSAEVLRKAYRLMCTAGEMARLFEERKEITAKYVHATSRGHEAIQLALGLQLLPQDFVSPYYRDDSLLLGIGMEPYELMLQVFAKRDDPFSGGRTYYSHPSLRRDDMPKIPHQSSSTGMQAIPATGVAQGMQYREKQGLDSFNAEYLPPISVCSIGDGAMTEGEVSEALQMAALHQFPLLMFVQDNGWGISAEGKEMYAQNAAEFAQGFKGIETRTIDGTDFVQCYQTVKEVLDLMRKERRPFLIHAKVPLLNHHTSGVRKEWYRHDLEAHQTQDPFVRMHALMLAKGFKEDELKTIADHAREEVEADLQRAFEAEDPRPEDLYTYMFAPTPVEEEAGERTPEGAQEVVMVDAALHAVDTILKEYPEALLYGQDVGGELGGVFREAALLAKKYGDQRVFNTPIQEGYIIGSTVGMSAVGCKPIVEIQFADYIWPGVNQLYAEVSRSYYLSNGKWPVQSLIRVPIGAYGSGGPFHSSSVESAILTIRGVKVVYPSNAADMKGLMRAAFLDPNPVVMFEHKGLYWSKVPGSKGARSLEPSDDYVIPLGKARIHQHASQEAVENGESCLVITYGMGVHWATNASKSLGGRVEVLDLRTLEPLDWDAIVAGVEKHNKVLVLTEECEQNSFVESLAGRISSQCFTQLDAPVQIMGAESMPAIPLNSLLEATMLPNADKVQAKLTELLDW from the coding sequence ATGCAAACGACCATACAGGATTCACAACATGCGGACACCCAGGTGAGTGCCGAGGTGTTGCGCAAAGCCTATCGGTTGATGTGTACAGCTGGCGAGATGGCCCGCCTGTTCGAAGAACGGAAGGAGATCACTGCCAAATATGTCCATGCCACCTCCCGTGGTCATGAGGCCATTCAGTTGGCCCTTGGCCTGCAATTGCTCCCACAAGATTTTGTTTCTCCCTATTACCGGGATGATTCATTGTTGTTGGGCATCGGCATGGAACCTTATGAACTGATGCTACAGGTCTTCGCCAAGCGGGATGATCCCTTTTCTGGCGGACGCACCTATTACAGTCATCCCAGCCTACGCCGGGATGATATGCCCAAAATCCCCCACCAATCCTCTTCTACCGGTATGCAGGCCATCCCAGCTACGGGCGTTGCCCAAGGGATGCAGTATCGGGAGAAGCAGGGATTGGATTCCTTCAATGCCGAGTATCTTCCTCCGATTTCCGTCTGCTCCATCGGTGACGGCGCAATGACCGAAGGGGAAGTATCGGAAGCCCTCCAGATGGCAGCCCTCCACCAATTCCCGCTCCTGATGTTTGTGCAGGACAATGGCTGGGGTATCTCCGCGGAAGGCAAGGAAATGTATGCACAAAATGCCGCAGAATTCGCCCAAGGATTCAAAGGTATCGAAACCCGCACCATCGATGGGACGGATTTCGTGCAGTGCTACCAAACGGTCAAGGAGGTACTGGACCTCATGCGGAAGGAGCGTCGTCCGTTCCTGATCCATGCGAAAGTCCCTTTGTTGAATCACCATACTTCTGGCGTCCGCAAGGAGTGGTATCGCCATGACTTGGAAGCCCATCAGACTCAAGACCCTTTTGTGCGAATGCACGCTCTGATGCTGGCCAAGGGATTCAAGGAAGATGAACTCAAGACCATCGCGGATCATGCCAGAGAAGAAGTGGAAGCCGATCTCCAGCGTGCATTCGAAGCAGAAGATCCTCGCCCCGAAGATCTTTACACCTATATGTTTGCGCCGACTCCAGTTGAGGAGGAAGCCGGAGAACGTACCCCCGAAGGCGCTCAAGAAGTCGTCATGGTGGATGCTGCGCTCCATGCGGTGGATACCATCCTGAAAGAATATCCCGAAGCACTCCTCTATGGACAAGATGTTGGCGGAGAGTTGGGCGGTGTATTCCGTGAAGCAGCTTTGTTGGCAAAAAAATATGGGGATCAGCGTGTATTCAACACCCCAATTCAGGAAGGCTACATCATCGGATCTACGGTCGGAATGTCTGCGGTAGGATGCAAACCCATCGTGGAGATTCAGTTTGCGGACTACATCTGGCCGGGCGTCAATCAATTGTACGCCGAGGTTTCCCGCTCCTACTATCTCTCCAATGGCAAATGGCCTGTCCAATCCCTGATCAGAGTTCCGATCGGTGCGTATGGCAGTGGCGGTCCTTTCCACTCTTCCAGTGTGGAATCGGCCATCTTGACCATCCGAGGCGTCAAAGTCGTGTACCCATCCAACGCGGCGGATATGAAAGGCTTGATGCGTGCAGCTTTTCTCGATCCGAACCCCGTGGTGATGTTCGAGCACAAAGGCCTGTACTGGAGCAAGGTCCCCGGTTCCAAAGGAGCACGTAGCCTTGAACCTAGCGATGACTATGTGATCCCACTCGGTAAGGCGCGAATCCACCAACATGCCAGTCAGGAAGCGGTTGAAAATGGCGAATCCTGCCTCGTGATCACGTATGGCATGGGCGTGCATTGGGCTACGAATGCCAGTAAATCACTTGGTGGCCGTGTGGAAGTCTTGGACCTCCGGACACTTGAGCCGCTGGATTGGGATGCTATCGTAGCAGGCGTTGAAAAGCATAACAAAGTATTGGTACTGACCGAGGAATGTGAGCAGAACTCCTTCGTGGAATCGCTTGCAGGACGGATCTCCTCTCAGTGCTTCACTCAGCTGGATGCACCTGTACAGATCATGGGGGCTGAAAGTATGCCTGCCATTCCATTGAATTCATTGTTGGAGGCGACCATGCTTCCAAATGCAGATAAAGTACAAGCCAAGTTGACAGAACTGTTGGATTGGTAA
- a CDS encoding DinB family protein produces the protein MENSPSLIQVKSQIITSAGAIWGDVSRFIESVPDGPFVASWDGTWSIGQELEHLNLSSRPVSSALRIPSMTKASLKVFGSPSHPSRSYDQVVARYQEKLNSGGKATGPYVPKVIDASDRTKLLDTWKTIGRKFVARVDKWSEEDLDGYLIPHPLLGKITLREMLFFTIYHAEHHLNSMQQKLEAASK, from the coding sequence ATGGAAAACTCACCTTCTCTCATACAGGTAAAGTCCCAAATCATCACATCTGCAGGCGCGATTTGGGGAGATGTCAGTCGGTTTATCGAATCTGTACCGGATGGCCCATTCGTCGCATCATGGGATGGGACCTGGTCGATCGGCCAAGAATTGGAGCACCTGAATCTCTCTTCACGGCCTGTATCGAGCGCATTGCGCATTCCTTCCATGACCAAAGCTTCGCTCAAGGTATTCGGAAGCCCAAGTCATCCCTCCCGAAGCTATGACCAAGTTGTCGCACGCTATCAGGAAAAACTCAATTCCGGCGGCAAGGCGACAGGTCCCTACGTTCCCAAAGTGATAGATGCCTCAGATCGCACCAAACTCCTCGACACCTGGAAGACTATCGGCCGCAAATTTGTGGCCCGCGTCGACAAATGGTCCGAAGAGGATCTCGATGGATATCTGATCCCCCACCCACTCCTCGGCAAGATCACCCTCCGTGAGATGTTGTTTTTCACCATTTACCACGCCGAGCACCACCTCAATTCCATGCAGCAGAAGTTGGAAGCTGCGTCTAAATAG
- a CDS encoding energy transducer TonB: MIPFEFFHYRLPNPLVLIVLFIFQFPLISFGQEDRKNPEIMVSPEPLFDTTWANGRIIAITALKKIEKTAPYWGNGEDDFLYFVGSNLAYPEDAKLNGIEGGVTVVLTVHEDGSTSIFDVFDIGFGTKEEAIRLIELSGCWNPAINKETGLPIQSTILVPIPFKLN; encoded by the coding sequence ATGATTCCCTTTGAATTTTTCCACTACCGACTCCCTAACCCTCTGGTCCTTATTGTGTTGTTTATTTTTCAGTTCCCGCTTATATCGTTCGGGCAGGAGGATAGGAAAAATCCTGAGATTATGGTTAGCCCAGAACCTCTTTTTGATACCACCTGGGCAAATGGGCGGATAATTGCAATTACAGCACTCAAGAAAATTGAAAAAACTGCACCGTACTGGGGTAACGGAGAGGACGATTTTCTCTATTTTGTTGGAAGCAACCTTGCCTATCCGGAAGATGCCAAGCTCAACGGGATTGAAGGTGGCGTTACCGTAGTCCTGACGGTTCATGAGGATGGGAGCACATCAATATTTGATGTCTTTGATATAGGATTTGGAACCAAAGAGGAAGCAATACGACTTATTGAATTGTCAGGCTGTTGGAATCCGGCCATTAACAAAGAAACCGGACTTCCCATTCAATCCACGATTTTGGTCCCTATCCCATTCAAATTGAATTGA